One Tetrapisispora phaffii CBS 4417 chromosome 2, complete genome genomic region harbors:
- the RAS1 gene encoding Ras family GTPase RAS1 (similar to Saccharomyces cerevisiae RAS2 (YNL098C) and RAS1 (YOR101W); ancestral locus Anc_2.182) codes for MLGKSSIREYKLVVVGGGGVGKSALTIQLIQSHFVDEYDPTIEDSYRKQIVLDNDVSILDILDTAGQEEYSAMREQYMRTGEGFLLVYSVTSRNSYEELLNYYQQIQRVKDADYIPIVVVGNKSDLETERQVSYEEGMNLAKHMTAPFFETSAKQDINVQDAFYELSRLVRDEGGAYNIQNIEHANEHDENNINANIADDVSNTYNNTANSNEENAANNPNSGNTNNINTIDNNMNNVGERDASHTAHDSHNKENKQNQAFPSNTANNKNSHKSDDTKTARANQSKSSATSPKEKSSGGGCCVIC; via the coding sequence ATGTTGGGTAAATCAAGTATAAGAGAATACAAGCTAGTTGTAGTAGGTGGTGGTGGTGTTGGTAAATCTGCATTGACTATCCAATTAATTCAATCTCATTTCGTAGATGAATACGATCCTACCATCGAAGACTCATATAGAAAACAAATTGTCCTTGATAATGATGTTTCTATTTTGGATATCTTGGATACCGCTGGTCAAGAAGAATACTCTGCTATGAGAGAACAATACATGAGAACCGGTGAAGGTTTCTTATTGGTCTACTCAGTTACCTCTAGAAATTCCTATGAAGAATTGTTGAACTACTATCAACAAATACAGAGGGTAAAAGATGCTGACTACATACCAATTGTTGTGGTAGGTAACAAGTCTGATTTAGAAACAGAAAGACAAGTCAGTTACGAAGAAGGTATGAACCTTGCAAAGCACATGACCGCCCCATTCTTTGAAACATCAGCTAAACAAGATATTAACGTTCAAGATGCATTTTATGAATTATCACGTCTTGTAAGAGATGAAGGCGGAGCATATAATATCCAAAATATAGAACATGCCAATGAACATGAcgaaaacaatataaatgCTAATATCGCTGATGATGTTAGCAATACTTATAATAACACAgcaaattcaaatgaagaaaacGCAGCTAATAATCCAAACTCTGGTAATACTAATAACATCAATACTATTGACAATAACATGAACAACGTTGGCGAACGAGATGCTAGTCACACAGCGCATGATAGTCATAACAAAGAAAACAAGCAAAACCAAGCATTTCCTAGCAATACAGCAAACAATAAGAACTCTCATAAAAGTGATGATACCAAAACAGCAAGAGCAAACCAGTCTAAATCATCTGCAACCTCaccaaaagaaaaatcaaGCGGCGGTGGCTGTTGTGTCATCTGTtaa
- the RPB4 gene encoding DNA-directed RNA polymerase II subunit RPB4 (similar to Saccharomyces cerevisiae RPB4 (YJL140W); ancestral locus Anc_1.208) produces MNISTSNQTKIRRLKKVEEEENAATLQLGPEFQLQQINHQGEVEELIALNLSESRLLIKEALVERRKIFKRSQKGKQISEGLNSGEEDNEDKEFMQAETREKELDSLDLLLEQTTGGNNKDLKNSMGYLTNFSRFRDQETVGAVIQLLRSTGLHPFEVAQLGSLACDTADEAKTLIPSLNNKISDDELERILKELSNLETLY; encoded by the coding sequence ATGAATATTTCAACATCTAatcaaacaaaaataagaaGACTGAAAAAAGTAGAGGAGGAAGAAAATGCAGCTACTTTACAACTAGGTCCAGAGTTCCAATTGCAACAAATTAATCATCAAGGTGAAGTTGAAGAACTAATAGCGTTGAATTTGAGTGAGTCTCGTTTATTGATTAAAGAAGCTCTTGTGGAGCgtagaaaaatatttaaaagatcACAAAAGGGTAAACAAATAAGTGAAGGTTTGAATAGTGGagaagaagataatgaagataaagaatTCATGCAGGCTGAAACACGTGAGAAGGAATTAGATTCATTGGATTTATTGCTAGAACAAACTACTGgtggtaataataaagatttaaaaaactCAATGGGatatttaacaaatttttcaaGATTCAGAGATCAAGAAACCGTTGGTGCAGTTATCCAATTATTAAGAAGTACAGGGTTACATCCATTTGAAGTTGCTCAACTAGGTTCTCTTGCTTGTGATACAGCTGATGAAGCAAAAACATTGATTCCTAgtttaaacaataaaatatcagaCGATGAATTAGAAAGAATCTTAAAGGAATTATCAAACTTGGAAACTCTATACTAA